In Nonomuraea sp. NBC_00507, the following are encoded in one genomic region:
- a CDS encoding glycoside hydrolase family 53 protein: MAVYHRLWRRTRVTLLLTLVMLLALIPASPPPASAATLTMRGADISSVQRSLDLGARYYNAAGTAADPLDILTGVGVNYVRLRIWNNPASGYNNKAKVLAYARAIKARGLGLMIDFHYSDTWADPGKQYKPAAWAGHGISQLQTDVYNYAYDVCTSLKAQGTTPDSVQIGNEINVGMLWNDGRVVNNDFTNLSLLLKAGYNATKACNSGTQVIIHTANANSLANARWFYDGIRAKGVPWDITALSYYCMWHGSLSTLSTVLNDVRTRYGKPVIVAETAYPFTAANADSEANVVNGSAPCSGYPATWQGQASNFTAVQNTARNAGAIGVFYWEPTWYAISGNGWDPANMNGTGNQWDNMATFNWTGGINPNIRWNP, translated from the coding sequence ATGGCCGTCTACCACCGCTTATGGAGGAGAACCAGGGTCACGCTCCTGCTGACGCTGGTGATGCTGCTCGCGCTCATACCGGCGAGTCCCCCACCCGCCTCCGCCGCCACGCTGACCATGCGCGGCGCCGACATCTCCTCGGTCCAGCGCAGCCTGGACCTCGGCGCCAGGTACTACAACGCCGCCGGCACGGCCGCCGACCCGCTGGACATCCTCACCGGGGTCGGCGTCAACTACGTGCGGCTGCGCATCTGGAACAACCCGGCGAGCGGATACAACAACAAGGCGAAGGTCCTGGCGTACGCCAGAGCGATCAAGGCCAGAGGTCTCGGCCTGATGATCGACTTCCACTACTCGGACACCTGGGCGGACCCCGGCAAGCAGTACAAACCGGCGGCCTGGGCCGGCCACGGCATCAGCCAGCTCCAGACGGACGTCTACAACTACGCCTACGACGTCTGCACCAGCCTGAAGGCGCAGGGCACCACGCCGGACAGCGTGCAGATCGGCAACGAGATCAACGTCGGCATGCTCTGGAACGACGGCAGGGTCGTCAACAACGACTTCACCAACCTGAGCCTGCTGCTGAAGGCCGGCTACAACGCGACCAAGGCCTGCAACAGCGGCACCCAGGTGATCATCCACACGGCCAACGCCAACAGCCTCGCCAACGCGCGCTGGTTCTACGACGGAATCCGTGCCAAGGGCGTGCCCTGGGACATCACCGCCCTGTCGTACTACTGCATGTGGCACGGCTCGCTGTCCACCCTGTCCACGGTCCTCAACGACGTGCGCACCCGCTACGGCAAGCCTGTCATCGTGGCCGAGACCGCCTACCCGTTCACCGCGGCCAACGCCGACAGCGAGGCGAACGTGGTGAACGGCTCGGCGCCGTGCTCGGGCTACCCGGCGACGTGGCAGGGCCAGGCGAGCAACTTCACCGCCGTCCAGAACACCGCGCGCAACGCCGGAGCGATCGGGGTCTTCTACTGGGAGCCGACCTGGTACGCCATCTCCGGTAACGGGTGGGACCCGGCCAACATGAACGGCACCGGCAACCAGTGGGACAACATGGCCACCTTCAACTGGACCGGCGGCATCAACCCCAACATCAGGTGGAACCCGTAG
- a CDS encoding ABC transporter permease: MEATLPRRLISTPVAGPAIALVLACLFFALNSPQFLTGPNFSLIIQQVMVVGTLAIGQTLIILTAGIDLACGAIMAFGGIVMTKLAVDSGLPPLLAVAAGLAVCAGFGLVNGLLVMKISLPPFIVTLGMLNVVFALTHIYSNEQTITDLPPVLTFLGQTIQVGQTNVTYGSLLTILLFLLFAYLLGSTAWGRHVYALGNSPEVARLTGIRTRRLTVGIYTLAGLVYGIAALLLVSRTGVGDPQAGQTDNLDSITAVVLGGTSLFGGRGLVIGTLVGALIVGVFRNGLQLMGVPSIYQTLITGVLVILAVAVDQLSRRRTR; the protein is encoded by the coding sequence ATGGAAGCGACGCTGCCGCGTCGCCTGATCTCGACACCGGTCGCGGGCCCGGCGATCGCACTTGTGCTGGCCTGCCTGTTCTTCGCGCTGAACAGCCCTCAGTTCCTCACCGGCCCCAACTTCTCGCTGATCATCCAGCAGGTCATGGTGGTCGGCACGCTCGCCATCGGGCAGACCCTGATCATCCTCACCGCGGGCATCGACCTGGCCTGCGGCGCGATCATGGCGTTCGGCGGGATCGTGATGACCAAGCTGGCCGTCGACAGCGGCCTGCCGCCGCTGCTCGCGGTGGCCGCCGGGCTCGCCGTGTGCGCCGGGTTCGGGCTGGTCAACGGGCTGCTGGTGATGAAGATCTCGTTGCCGCCGTTCATCGTGACGCTGGGCATGCTGAACGTGGTCTTCGCGCTCACCCACATCTACTCCAACGAGCAGACGATCACGGATCTGCCGCCGGTGCTGACGTTCCTGGGGCAGACGATCCAGGTCGGGCAGACCAACGTCACCTACGGGTCCCTGCTGACGATCCTGCTGTTCCTGCTGTTCGCGTACCTGCTCGGGTCCACGGCGTGGGGCCGGCACGTGTACGCGCTCGGCAACAGCCCCGAGGTGGCCCGGCTGACCGGCATCAGGACGCGGCGGCTGACCGTGGGCATCTACACCCTCGCCGGTCTCGTGTACGGCATCGCGGCCCTGCTGCTCGTCTCCCGTACCGGCGTCGGCGACCCGCAGGCCGGCCAGACCGACAACCTCGACAGCATCACCGCGGTCGTGCTCGGCGGGACGAGCCTGTTCGGCGGGCGCGGCCTGGTGATCGGCACGCTGGTGGGCGCCCTCATCGTGGGGGTGTTCCGCAACGGCCTGCAACTGATGGGCGTACCGTCGATTTACCAGACGCTCATCACCGGCGTCCTGGTGATCCTCGCCGTCGCCGTCGACCAGCTCTCCCGCAGGAGGACCCGATGA
- a CDS encoding sugar ABC transporter substrate-binding protein, protein MNAKLSAGLLITSLLVTGCGGGGGTETAATTTPKVGLITKTETNPFFVKMKEGAQKSAQANGLELMSAAGKFDGDNASQITAIENMVAAGVKGILITPSDTKAIVPAIKKARDAGVLVIALDTPTEPQEATDALFATDNFKAGELIGQYAKAAMAGKPAKIATLDLAPGVTVGQLRHDGFLKGFGVPAGDPSVVCSQDTQGDQSKGQTAMENCLQKAPDINLVYTINEPAAMGAYTALKAKGREKDVLIVSVDGGCAGVKAVQSGQIAATSQQYPLKMAEDGVKAVAEFAKAGKKASGYTDTGVTLITDKSVTGVEAKDTAFGLANCWG, encoded by the coding sequence ATGAATGCAAAACTGTCGGCCGGTCTGCTCATCACCTCCCTCCTCGTCACCGGCTGCGGAGGCGGAGGCGGCACCGAGACCGCCGCCACCACCACCCCCAAGGTCGGCTTGATCACCAAGACCGAGACGAACCCGTTCTTCGTCAAGATGAAGGAGGGCGCGCAGAAGTCCGCCCAGGCCAACGGTCTGGAGCTGATGAGCGCCGCGGGCAAGTTCGACGGTGACAACGCCTCTCAGATCACGGCGATCGAGAACATGGTCGCCGCCGGCGTGAAGGGCATCCTCATCACGCCGAGCGACACCAAGGCCATCGTCCCGGCGATCAAGAAGGCCCGCGACGCCGGCGTCCTGGTGATCGCCCTCGACACGCCCACCGAGCCGCAGGAGGCCACGGACGCGCTGTTCGCCACCGACAACTTCAAGGCCGGCGAGCTGATCGGCCAGTACGCCAAGGCGGCCATGGCCGGTAAGCCAGCCAAGATCGCCACGCTGGACCTGGCGCCAGGCGTCACGGTCGGCCAGCTCAGGCATGACGGCTTCCTCAAGGGGTTCGGCGTCCCGGCGGGCGACCCGTCCGTCGTCTGCTCCCAGGACACCCAGGGCGACCAGTCCAAGGGCCAGACCGCGATGGAGAACTGCCTGCAGAAGGCTCCTGACATCAACCTCGTCTACACCATCAACGAGCCCGCCGCGATGGGCGCGTACACCGCGTTGAAGGCCAAGGGCCGCGAGAAGGACGTGCTGATCGTCTCCGTGGACGGCGGCTGCGCCGGCGTCAAGGCCGTGCAGTCGGGCCAGATCGCCGCCACCAGCCAGCAGTACCCGCTCAAGATGGCCGAGGACGGCGTGAAGGCGGTGGCCGAGTTCGCCAAGGCCGGCAAGAAGGCCTCCGGCTACACCGACACCGGCGTCACCCTGATCACCGACAAGTCCGTCACCGGCGTCGAGGCCAAGGACACGGCCTTCGGCCTGGCCAACTGCTGGGGCTGA
- a CDS encoding TIGR02679 family protein codes for MTPSGPADPAVSGSAVSDPIASGPAVSGPAVSDPITSDPIASGPAVSDPTASDLPGAREAALGRTAADRLPDDVPAVPERLRAAALRPVWAALHERLSSGHQVSRVKVTGLEDEQQAAVADLLGLDRYPGPSTTIDVARLEDMLGGLDVRAVTEALIGPLDDRRRRRAELRQEREALLDWFTTHPVVTAEPALLALSAVRAGRDLLHQTLAVLTALPASGRPLAALAADVTGDPHALDDGTRLSSLVLKALSTLYDVPAPEGAEARRALWERAGVACDALSTTVLVAGLRPAGDSALARVLRIWDGQASVITLAQLRQSVLELRERDVRVVENPSVLALAQQRFGTSCPPMVCTSGWPNSAAIRLLRSLPGTRLHYHGDFDGEGLRIAAYTMAKTGAEPWRMSTADYLRALGEGSTLSPGRVTDAPWDPGLAPAMRSHGLAVPEELVAEQLLDDLA; via the coding sequence ATGACCCCCTCCGGCCCGGCCGACCCGGCCGTGTCCGGCTCGGCCGTGTCCGACCCGATCGCCTCCGGCCCAGCCGTGTCCGGTCCGGCCGTGTCCGACCCGATCACGTCCGACCCGATCGCCTCCGGCCCAGCCGTGTCCGATCCGACCGCATCGGATCTGCCGGGGGCCAGGGAGGCGGCCTTGGGCCGGACCGCGGCCGATCGGTTGCCCGATGATGTGCCCGCCGTCCCGGAGCGGCTGCGCGCGGCAGCGTTGCGGCCCGTCTGGGCGGCCCTGCACGAGCGGCTCTCCTCCGGCCACCAGGTCAGCCGCGTCAAAGTCACCGGCCTGGAGGACGAGCAGCAGGCCGCCGTGGCCGACCTGCTCGGCCTCGACCGCTACCCGGGCCCGTCGACCACCATCGACGTGGCCCGGCTTGAGGACATGCTGGGCGGGCTCGACGTCCGTGCCGTCACCGAGGCGTTGATCGGCCCGCTCGACGACCGCAGGCGCCGGCGAGCCGAGCTGCGGCAGGAGCGCGAAGCACTGCTGGACTGGTTCACCACCCACCCGGTGGTCACCGCCGAGCCGGCGCTGCTGGCCCTGTCCGCCGTCCGCGCCGGCCGCGACCTCCTCCACCAGACCCTCGCCGTGCTCACCGCACTACCTGCCTCGGGCCGGCCGCTGGCGGCGCTCGCGGCCGACGTGACCGGCGACCCGCACGCCCTGGACGACGGCACCCGGCTGTCCTCTCTGGTGCTGAAGGCCCTGTCGACGCTCTACGACGTGCCCGCGCCAGAGGGCGCCGAGGCCCGGCGGGCGCTGTGGGAGCGGGCGGGCGTGGCCTGCGACGCCCTGTCCACGACGGTCCTGGTCGCCGGCTTACGGCCCGCCGGTGACTCCGCCCTGGCCAGGGTCCTGCGGATCTGGGACGGCCAGGCCAGCGTCATCACCCTCGCCCAGCTCCGGCAGAGCGTCTTGGAGCTGCGGGAACGCGACGTGCGGGTGGTGGAGAACCCGTCCGTCCTGGCGCTCGCCCAGCAGCGCTTCGGCACGTCGTGCCCGCCCATGGTGTGCACTTCCGGATGGCCCAACAGCGCCGCCATCCGCCTGCTCCGCTCCCTGCCCGGCACCAGGCTGCACTACCACGGCGATTTCGACGGCGAAGGTCTGCGGATCGCCGCCTACACCATGGCCAAGACGGGCGCCGAGCCGTGGCGCATGTCCACGGCCGACTACCTGAGAGCTCTGGGGGAGGGCAGCACCCTGTCACCTGGTCGGGTGACGGACGCGCCTTGGGATCCTGGACTGGCCCCTGCCATGCGATCACATGGCCTCGCCGTCCCTGAGGAACTGGTCGCGGAACAGCTGCTCGACGACCTCGCCTGA
- a CDS encoding carbohydrate kinase family protein, giving the protein MIAVLGECVADGFTERHSAGADPGGLALRVLPGGGPANTAVALARLGTPTRFLGRISGDVFGGLFREHLASSGVDLSASVDAKEPSTLAVAALDAGGQAEYTFYAEGTADWQWTPYELDSALLGAAVCLHTGSLALAREPGRAAIEEFARAAAGHATISLDPNVRPTLASRDDYPVARWCEWADILKLSDDDLGFLVPGVTLARACDDWHEAGARLIVITKGAAGAVVSLDGERTTVPAPEVDVVDTVGAGDSFTAGLLHSLGSKGLLGGRLGNLTLGAAVEAAEFAVRVSAMTCSVPGANPPWADQLAAV; this is encoded by the coding sequence ATGATCGCTGTCCTGGGCGAATGCGTCGCCGACGGCTTCACCGAACGGCACTCCGCCGGCGCGGATCCGGGTGGGCTGGCGTTGCGCGTGCTTCCCGGCGGCGGGCCCGCCAACACGGCCGTGGCCCTGGCCCGTCTCGGCACCCCCACGCGGTTCCTCGGCCGGATCTCGGGGGACGTGTTCGGCGGGCTGTTCCGGGAGCACCTCGCCTCCTCGGGCGTCGACCTGTCGGCATCCGTCGACGCCAAGGAGCCCAGCACCCTCGCCGTCGCCGCGCTGGACGCCGGGGGGCAGGCCGAATACACCTTCTACGCGGAGGGCACCGCCGACTGGCAGTGGACGCCGTACGAGCTGGACTCCGCCCTGCTCGGCGCGGCGGTATGCCTGCACACCGGCTCGCTCGCCCTGGCCAGGGAGCCTGGGCGGGCGGCGATCGAGGAGTTCGCGCGGGCCGCCGCCGGGCACGCCACGATCTCCCTCGACCCGAACGTCCGCCCCACGCTCGCCTCCCGGGACGACTACCCGGTGGCCCGGTGGTGCGAGTGGGCCGACATCCTCAAGCTCAGCGACGACGACCTGGGATTCCTGGTGCCGGGCGTGACTCTGGCACGTGCCTGCGACGACTGGCACGAGGCCGGCGCCCGGCTCATCGTGATCACCAAGGGCGCGGCCGGCGCAGTGGTGTCGCTGGACGGCGAGCGCACGACCGTCCCGGCTCCCGAGGTCGACGTTGTGGACACGGTCGGCGCGGGCGACTCCTTCACGGCCGGCCTGCTGCACAGCCTCGGCTCCAAGGGGCTGCTCGGCGGCCGTCTCGGCAATCTCACGCTTGGTGCGGCGGTCGAGGCGGCGGAGTTCGCGGTGCGGGTGTCAGCGATGACGTGCTCGGTACCGGGTGCGAACCCACCGTGGGCGGACCAGCTCGCCGCTGTTTGA
- a CDS encoding LacI family DNA-binding transcriptional regulator — MRRPTMTDVAREVGVTAKTVSRVLNDDGPVAVETRERVMEAVRKLGYQPNLMARNMRVGARDAAIGLVIPEMGNPFFGMVAGGVESVVRARGLTLIVGSSSETPDLEQSLIATFLARRVSALMVVPSATSDHRHLRTERVAGLPIVFLDRPAVGLTADCVVSANREGARAGVAHLITHGHRRIGFIGDLPSTLYTRRERFQGYRDALDHAGLLFDRALVETGHDQEAAQFAALRLLSLPDPPTALFAGNNLASMGAVVALSRSGRKDVALVGFDDLPLADCLDPPLTVVAQDPAGMGVVAAELVLARLDGDKSKARRSLVPTRLIVRGSGELPVQR; from the coding sequence ATGCGGCGTCCGACGATGACAGACGTGGCCCGCGAGGTCGGGGTCACGGCGAAGACCGTCTCGCGGGTGCTCAACGACGACGGCCCCGTCGCCGTCGAGACCCGCGAACGCGTCATGGAAGCCGTCAGGAAACTGGGCTACCAGCCCAACCTGATGGCCCGCAACATGCGCGTCGGCGCGCGGGACGCCGCGATCGGCCTGGTCATCCCCGAAATGGGCAACCCGTTCTTCGGCATGGTCGCGGGCGGCGTCGAGAGCGTCGTACGCGCCCGCGGCCTCACCCTCATCGTCGGCTCCTCCAGCGAGACGCCCGACCTGGAGCAGTCGCTCATCGCGACGTTCCTGGCCCGGCGGGTGAGCGCCCTCATGGTCGTGCCCTCGGCCACCAGCGACCACCGCCACCTGCGCACCGAACGCGTCGCCGGCCTGCCCATCGTCTTCCTCGACCGCCCCGCGGTCGGCCTGACGGCGGACTGCGTTGTGAGCGCCAACAGAGAGGGCGCCAGGGCCGGGGTCGCGCACCTCATCACCCACGGCCACCGCAGAATCGGCTTCATCGGCGACCTCCCCTCCACCCTCTACACCCGCCGCGAACGCTTCCAGGGCTATCGCGACGCCCTCGACCACGCCGGCCTGCTTTTCGACCGCGCCTTAGTGGAAACCGGCCACGACCAGGAGGCCGCCCAGTTCGCCGCCCTGCGCCTGCTGTCCCTCCCCGACCCGCCGACCGCCCTGTTCGCCGGCAACAACCTGGCGTCGATGGGCGCGGTGGTGGCCCTGTCCCGATCGGGGCGGAAGGACGTGGCCCTGGTCGGCTTCGACGACCTGCCCCTGGCCGACTGCCTGGACCCGCCGCTGACCGTGGTGGCCCAGGACCCGGCGGGGATGGGGGTGGTGGCGGCGGAGCTGGTGCTGGCCAGGCTGGACGGCGACAAGTCCAAGGCCCGCAGATCCTTGGTCCCCACCCGCCTGATCGTCCGCGGCTCCGGCGAGTTGCCGGTGCAGAGGTAG
- a CDS encoding ATP-binding cassette domain-containing protein: MTTPVLQARGLVKRYGHVTALDGADFDLMPGEVLAVIGDNGAGKSSLIKALTGALQPDSGEIMLDGKPVRLRSPIDARRHGIETVYQDLAVAASLDIATNMFLGRELRKPGILGSVFRMLDKKRMREESAKHMASLKIGLRSLTQPVESLSGGQRQGVAVARAVAWATHVVVMDEPTAALGVKESGQVLDMIKRVRDGGTPVVLISHNMPHVFEIADRIHVQRLGRRVAQIKPGDHSMAEVVAIMTGALQVSEGKAVVADKGAAEAIGLS, translated from the coding sequence ATGACCACCCCGGTGCTCCAGGCCCGCGGCCTGGTCAAGCGATACGGCCACGTGACCGCGCTCGACGGCGCCGACTTCGACCTGATGCCCGGCGAGGTGCTCGCGGTCATCGGCGACAACGGCGCCGGCAAGTCCAGCCTGATCAAGGCCCTGACCGGCGCGCTCCAGCCCGACTCCGGCGAGATCATGCTCGACGGCAAGCCGGTGCGCCTGCGCTCCCCGATCGACGCGCGCCGGCACGGCATCGAGACCGTCTACCAGGACCTCGCGGTCGCGGCCTCCCTCGACATCGCGACGAACATGTTCCTGGGCAGGGAACTCCGCAAACCGGGCATCCTCGGCAGCGTCTTCCGCATGCTCGACAAGAAGCGCATGCGCGAGGAGTCCGCCAAGCACATGGCCTCGCTCAAGATCGGGCTGCGCTCGCTCACCCAGCCGGTCGAGTCGCTGTCCGGCGGGCAGCGGCAGGGCGTGGCCGTGGCCAGGGCCGTGGCGTGGGCCACCCACGTCGTCGTCATGGACGAGCCCACCGCGGCCCTCGGCGTCAAGGAGTCCGGGCAGGTCCTGGACATGATCAAGCGGGTCCGCGACGGCGGCACGCCGGTCGTGCTGATCAGCCATAACATGCCGCACGTTTTCGAGATCGCCGACCGCATCCACGTCCAGCGCCTCGGCCGCAGGGTCGCCCAGATCAAGCCGGGCGACCACAGCATGGCCGAGGTGGTGGCCATCATGACCGGGGCGCTCCAGGTGTCGGAGGGCAAGGCCGTGGTGGCGGACAAGGGCGCGGCGGAGGCGATCGGCTTGTCCTGA